From the Pleurodeles waltl isolate 20211129_DDA chromosome 6, aPleWal1.hap1.20221129, whole genome shotgun sequence genome, the window TCTTTGCATGCAGATGTAGCCTGTAACTCTTTGTGTAGGTGGGACAGCCTTTGCTGTTTGCAAGTGTATAATCTATAGCTGTCGAGGGAATCCCAGCCAGAGCTCGTTACACTATGGAGCAGTTTGAAAGGATGCAAAGGCGCTGGGAAGACCAATGCAACACAATAAGAATGAGTCGAGGTGGAGTGTGGGCATTCTATTGTGTgtttgcagtgtaatttgttttcaGTAAATACATGTATTTTTGGTTGGTTATGAACACAGCCCAAATTTGTCGACAGCGTGATTTTTTAAAGTGCTGGCTGTGGTCCCCAGTCTCAGGTACCTCCCCGTGAAGTGGCTAAAAAGCCATTCAACTAATGTGAGGTACTATATCCATCACAGTGCCCCTGCCAGCAGACCCCATCAGTGCTTTGGTCAGAGACACTCAAGAGGCATCAATGTCCAAATAATCGGCTTTCTATCACTGTGCCGCTGATCCCattccattttcttctttttagttaTGAGCTAATGCAATGTGAGGGAAGGGTGGGGTAGTATCAACGCCCTGTCATACATTGACCTACCTCTGAATGATAACACTGACAATCAGGCCCTATGGGTGTTTATCGGGGACCCTTATGCTGAGTGGTCAGTTACTGGTGAGTGCTGCGTGCAATTCAATTTGCACTTTCTTTTGATGATTGACACCTCTGACAGTTCCCTCTATACATGGTAGCAATTTCCCTGGTGCGTACTGTGGATGCTTGCCCTTGATGAATGAGTGATGGTAGCTAAAAGCAGTGTGGAGTCCACCCAATAGCACAAACCTTTGGTGATGAAGTCAGGTCTAAGACTTGCTAAAGAATCTTCATTTAACACAGAGCATGCAAGGCTGGTTTGAACAACAGAATAAATGTCATCTAAACTGAGCCTTCAGTTCCCACTCGATGAATAGTGCGTTGACTCAAGAAAAGGGTTACTGCTAACCTTCAAGATTTGACAGTGTGACTGCGAACTGGTCTTTGCTCAGAGTGATGACAGATGGCTTGACTCCTCAGACTCGCAGTAGGAGGACGGAGATGAAATGGAAGATGACCCTGAGAGATTGGATTCATCCTTGTTCTTGCAGTCTCTTGTCAtctcagctgcaaacttgggcaTGGTGGCAACTTTCAAACTGCAGTGTTCCTCGCCCTCCGGAGAGCTGCTCAGAAGATCCTGGAGGTACTGAATGTATTTGATTGCTGCCCTGAGCGTCTCCACTTTGCTTAGTCGTTTCTCTGACATGGCACCAGGCAGGTGGCCCCTAAGCCTTGCGTAGCCTTCATTCACACACTTCACACGCTGGCGTTCACGTTCGTTACGCTTCTGGATGAAGGCAGGCTCAAAAGGTGAATCATAGAGGCCAAAGTGGCCATGGAAGGGCGAGTATGGAAACATCCCTCCATAAGCGTCATAGTAAGCTGGGTCGAAGTTGCTTGGGTAGAAGAGGAAAGGGATATTGGCCAACGCCTCTGGTGATGTATGATGAGGGTATCCCTGAGGAGGTGGAATTGCAAACTGCATACAACTAGGAGGAGCTATAGTCCCTCTGTCCACAAGCTGCCTGCAGTAGTTACTGGACATCTTGATCCAGTATTATCTGATTTGTATGcaaaaaagtggtatttttagGAATTAATTCCTAAAAATATCTGTTCCACCGATGTCAACTTGAGAAATTGCATGCAGTTATCTGTCATCTGGGAAGAAGTACCCTGTTGACTCTCTTTAGATGTTGATTGTTTTGTAAAATCAGAGGCGCTGACAAGATTCAAGTATGTGCTACTTAAATTTTTCCAACACCAATGTGGAACCACACTCAAGGCCAACTGACCTAAAGTAATGGCAATTAACCATTCAGGATTATCGCATTCCCGAAAAGGGCCTGCTCCTATGATATATTCGCTGGTATTGCTGGTCTACAGCCTGTGGTTTCCTGTTCAATTACAAACTCCAACAATTGTTAGCTTGCAAAATGGCCTGCTTAAGAGCTGTATCTGGGGGTTTGAGATTTGCTCCAGGTGAAGACAAGTGGCTAGGCTCTGAAGCAAAGAACTTCATTAACTCTGTCCATTGTGTCTATTACTAGTAATCTCTTTCACAAGCGGATCTCACCACCTACACAGGTCGGTCAGAGAGGACAACGTTACTGATGTGTAGGGATGCGTTTGTCCTCATTCAGCAAAAGAGTCCTGAGACAATCTGAGCAGTGTccgttgctgtctgaccaggtagaAGGAGGTGCACGGCGGTGTGAACTGGTCCTCTGCTCGATCTGTGGTTGTCCCCTTGATTAAACATGTTGAAGACAGGTGTCTGCGAAATCAGTGTTGTTACTTATGTAAATCATTTGACAGCATATGGGATCCATTTTGACTAAGTCCGCCGAAAGAAACGCCAAGCAGGGCAGTGTTTTCCCAGAAGCCTTCGGGGTGGTCTCTGAAACACAGACACAAATCTGATCACTTAATCTTGTAGACGTAAATTTGCTTCATTGTTCAAAGACACACAAACCTCTCAGTACTGGCTAAAGACAAAACAAGCTGTGGCTGAATTATGACACATAGAGACCACATGAAATCTATGAGTGACGTATGCCCTCACGGGTATACAAGGGTGTAAACAAAGTGAGGTACGTCGATTTCTGTacatctgaatatatatatattttttttttttttttaaattattaccgCATCTAGATATGTGATAATACCACTTGACTGCTCAGGGCAGCTGTAAGTGTAAAAATCTGCAAAACGCCACCATTTAAACATAAATTCACTGTAAGGTCAGGTTTACACCTCGCAGTTACTTAATTACTGGAATTGTTAAAGTAATGAAACTGTTACTACTTTCTCTAAATGAGAATCTTATTTTCAATGAACCTTAACTTTCTGTACTACACCTCTTGTAGGTAGGTAGCTGTCCTCTTTAGCAACAACATGGAGAAAAAGCTGCACTCCTGTGCTTCACCAATTATAAATAGATTTTAACTGAATGGTGTTAATTACATAGCATACGACACTGATTAATTTAGAATACTACAATTAGTGAACTAATAAGGGTGACGAAACTGAGACACGAATATTGTCTACTTTCTTTACAGTCACAGTGAGGGTGTTATTCAAAACACAAGTTACAACCCTTAACAGATGTATCTAATGTAGGTGGCTTCGTGTCATTTGTACACTAGGAGGAAAATTCACTAAATCTGTTGTGTGTGCGCTCAACTTCCATTTCCAAATGGTTAGATTTATTACCAAAAATCCAGTTTTGGATTTCACAAAATGTGAATTTGACTGAGTAAAGGTATTTACTCCTGATTAATATTACCCCCAGTATCACTAGGGGTATATATATCAATGGTGCAGCAagggcagtggcactggggctGAGGAGAGTGGGGTTCAAATTGCACTCCAGTCATGGCTGTCTTGTATTACTGCATTGGGAGATAGGCATGGCCTTTTTTTATCCTTGTTCGCATTGGAGGCCATAGTCTCCTTGCTGGCCACAATAGGGTCATATTACCCAGAAGTAAACGTTCTTCCAGTAGCAAGGAATGCTTATTCTAGCCAGCGGATGTCCTGGAACCCAAGGGAATACACACAAACGTGTGAGTTTTGGGAAATTCACAAATTTCTCAACGACCTGTTCCCACTCTGAACGTTGGGGAATTGCTAATGTGAAAGGCAGGAGTAAAACAACGTCCAGTGTGGATGGGAAAGGGAAAGCACACATTCtccaaaaaaaaaatatgttcctcatggggaaaaagaaaaatgtatgtacTTGTGCAAAGGCAATGATGTAAATTATGTACACGGTGCCCCAGAATGCAGGCAGAGCGGCCTTCCTACACACACAGCTGGGAGTACACACAATTGTTCCAGGAACACTCTGGGAAACTGCGAACGGTTTAGAGAAGTATTCATGGAAACCTTCTTAAAAAATTGGAAATATGTCCTAAAACTATGAGTGCACATTAGCACATTTTTGAGAACTGGGGCCCAAGAACAGAGATGTATTCAGAGCAAAGTGTACGGATGGTAGGATGGAGTGAAAGGTCAAGGGCACAGAGGTTTATATTTTATGATTATCACTTCTTCTGTAATCCTCAAAACCATCTTTCCCAAGGTGAGAAAAGACTGTGAGCTGCTTTGATAATAACCTACTTGTGGGAAGTACAGCGACTATATATTTTGATAATGTAATCGATGACTAAGTGATGTGCACTAAAGAGCACATATAGCGTATCATTTAACTGGTTAGCAATGACATCATCTCAAAAGAGCCCTGATCATACTCAAGTTTAACTATGCTATGATTAAGAAACGTAGAGAATAAATATTGCCTCACTGTGCGTTTAAAAAGCCActgataaaatatttaatttaaaccaATAATggtatttttcttcctttttgcagCGTGCTTTATAAAAGGTAAACGTTGCTCACTGAGGCTGACGTACTGTCTTTTTCTTTATCTAAGCGGAAAACTCGAGACTTGGGATCtggtttagatttcagcagacgggttactctgtcacaacggcgacagatattccatcctccgacatataaatcacattgtttcctatgggatatctgtcaccgttgtgatggagtaacccatgggCTGAAATCTAAAGCAGGCTTATAATTTCTTACAACTATATTTAGTCACATTTTATTTTTTGACCTGAAAATGCAGTTCTCTGGAGTAGTTAGTTTATTTAACAGAAGCAGATCAATGTCACAGCAGCATAGCGACCAAAAATGCAGCGAAGAACTCGCTGAACAGTCGGGACAAAGCACAAACCTGAGAAGTGTCTAGTTTATCAGATTTTATGCACTTTTGATTTAAGTAGCCCCAAAATCCTTCAATTCTGCATctcctatagccttagaacccgccgtagcgggctctaccggctattaaaggcccgctcctcgcgttaaatgcccgagccgaaggcgagggcatttaaacaagggagagggactttaatagccggtagagcccgctacggcgggttctaaagctattagaacattctgccactcagggcagaatgctctattaaaaaaaaaaaattcacggagctccgtgagcctttgttcacagctgttgctgtgaacaaagcgaacattggaatgttggcgctgcgggcttttaccggccagtaaaagcccgcagcactccattgttttcaatggagcccccggcattccaatgttctaatatatattACCACACTCATTTGACTTGATGTTTTTCCAACACTAGTTCAAATCAACCGGTGTGACGTGGGCACAGTTTTAAAACTTCTGTTAATCTTTTTGTAGAGCAACCCCAGTGTTTACAAAGTCTTAATGGTAATCTGTGCCTAAAAGGGGGTCTCAGTCACAAGACAGTCAGGGGAGTAGCTCCAGGGgtagtgtttggggtgtgacacgcCCCCTAATAAATGGATTTTGGTATGTTAAGTTGGGTTCGGGAGCCTTCAGTTGGTCTGGCAGTGTCCGTGGCTGGGTTTTCACTCAGATTAGCAGCACAGACACACTTCTCCATGAAAAATTATATACACCACCCCTCCTCGTTACTCTTACACAAAATAGGCCAAGAATAAACAAAGGACTGGATGGCTCTTATGTGGTGCAGAGAAGCCTTTTAAATTTAAGACTATTTTCATCTATTTTGCCATTTAAATGACAGTGATGGTTCGGAAATACGTGTTCCACATCCCCCAAATGTAAACGACCCAGGTAAATGCCAGAAGATAGCCTCCATCATGTCATCTGTGATTCTCTTCTACTTCTACCTTTTCTGTGTGGTTTTGTTCTTTCTGCTACAGTGATGGCATTGTAATTCTTCCCCCAGGTcatactgtcctcttcttcctgtgAATGTTGTTGCCAAAGATAGCTTGTGGTCCATGATAGCTGCTGTTCTTTGGGCGGGGGATGTCAGTGAGCCATTAGAAGTCTCTCTCACTTCACTCTTGGGGTTGAAATACCTGCCCAATCCTAGCATACTAGTGTGGCCTTGCATGgctcccccctcccgcccccgaAGTTCATCCAGAAGggaatttataaagattaaacgAATTCAGCTAAATTAGTGCCAGATGCTCTAGAAACCATTTCCCGACCCATTAGGCTTTTGAGTAGGAATTTGTATATGCAGCCTGTGGTTTCTAAACCCAGTCTGTCACTTCCATTTAACCAGATAACATCCAAATTTAGAAATAAGTGATTATAGTACGGTGTTTTTTGGGCTAGATTCACAAAGGAGTCGGGAATCCCTGCAAGTGTAGATATTTGTGTATGACTTGTCGAGATCTTGGACTCGTAATCCTAGTCACAGAAGATATTGACATAAGTCAGAGAATTGAATATGACTGTATTAGACAGCTCCATTTGTGTTGAATATCCGCATCTAAAACAAATCAGACGTCATAGAAAGACAATAAattttaagtgttgcataaatgtattgtttttattttgtcttgACAGGGAAAATAGTTTTCCCATATGAAGACTTCCTTTCCCCACATTCGTAATAATCCTGGATGTGTTATGAGCTCTCCTGCACTTTCAGCACCACCTGGGTCATAACTCCGCAAGTTTCTGAAACTATAGAACAAGCTTTACAAATGCTGGGGAACATACACAATATTATGACTTTGTGTAACTTGTGCACACATAGATAAACCACGCCAATAACAACACACTGTGTCACTATTGTGGATAACTCTACACATGAGCTTTCATAGTTGTAACTAGCATCTTCACATGGACAAAATGTGAAAATCCTGACTATTTTTAAAACGTTTGTGTACTGCAGAAGTTACACTTTTGTGCAGGTGTGTCAGGGTCAGCTGGCGTTGCTTTCATCTCTGACAAGTTTTACTATCTTGGTGAGTGAGAGGTAGTGAATTCATGTGGCACAACCTCTGGATATGAGAATCCATTGCCAAGAAGCCCTCCATGGTGGATACGAGCAGAATGGCCTTGCCTGTTCCTGATATGACTACGAGGCTACGAGCAATTGTAGCACTGCAACAACAAAAGGCACCAAGGATGGTGACACCTCAGGCTTACTTAATGCATAGTCATCATCAAACACCTATTGCCTCTGGACTCCCGCGGTTTAAAAGggttttacaataaaaaaaaataaacagaaaagagaTATTGGTTTCAGTGCTGTTGAAATGACTGAATGTGGATTTTGCACATGGTACAACGTGGCCAGATTCCAGCTCTCCTTTACGAAGCAACCTACAACGGCACATACAGCAGAGTTGAGATTTGCCCATAGGGTGTCAGGAGCAAGATCAGCTCTTTCCCAGAGTAAAAAGATAGATACCAGAATCTATGCATGCTAAATAGACCTAGAAATGTACCCATGTCAATTTCCGACCTAAGGGCCTGGTTTTCTGTGTTTTGTTGTGTATTATTTCTGTCTTAGGCGGGAACTACTTCTGAATAtcgtggcctgattcacaaagctttttctgGGCGTTGTGTCGGGTGAGTTGCTCGTAACTTTCCAGGAGTGAGACACAGTTGCATATGGAAAAGAGTTTGAGAGTAGGGTTGTGCATCTACATCTGGCCCAGTGGAAGAACTGAAGGAAAGCACTGAAGAAGCTCCGGGTGTCTTTACTGGACAACAGAAGATAATCTAAATGAGTTTACTGCTAAAGAGGAGAACTGATAGTTTAAGAAGGCTGTGTGTGTCCTATTTCACAGCGTCTGGCATCACAGCAGTATTTGAACAAGAGGGGTGACTGTGCAGAGGGCAGTCTCCAGCGATGACAGTGAAAGCGGGAAGCGCCCCACTCTCCCTCTGTGCATCCCTTGCTGGACAGCTAAGAAGAAGGTGCATCTGATGCTTCTACATCAAGAGGTATCCTCCTCCAGAATGCTGTGAATTCATTATTAATGTATGGCACTGAACAGACTGCCTCAGCAGCTAACATAGCTCAAGGGTTAATGCGCCTGCTGGAGACTGCAGAGACCAGGGAGTTACCTGCACGATTACAATTCGTATAATGATGGGACTGGTTCAGCCTCGGTACTAGAATAGAGGGAAGCCTATCCGAGCTCCTACAGGTATTGCCGAGCCAGATGCGGGGTCTAGGTAGCCCCAGATAGGGCTACTGACAGTTTCACACTGCGACAGATGCAGAAGTACCCTCATTGTCAGAGCGCTCTTCTTGCGAGCAGCTGTGTCCTGGATGTGAAGGAGGCCTCTTGTTTTCCCACGTCTACGTGCTCTGCTGGCTGCGAGCAGATGGAGTTCAGACCGGTTGGCTGAAATCTAACACCTCGCTTCAAACTCAAACAGATGCTGAAAGTCTCAGTGTGTCACTTTATGAGTTCGTAAGAGATAAACTGGGATGGATGTGGAAGAGGTTTTTTTAAAGGTCTGTCTTTCTAGTAGAAAATGAAACCAAATACGTCATTATAATGCACGGGAGGCTGCAATATCTGTATAAAAGCGAGTCTCCAATTTCTTTACTCCATTTAAGTCGTCATATCTCTATTCACCTGTAATGataatatgatgtagctcctcaaatGTTATAAGTTATGATGGATGAGTTATGAGTTAATTCTCCTGCTGCCAGAGCAAGCAGCCAGAGAGAAAtggaggtcacagagcataattacagGTGCAGTTTAAACAATGAATAGAAGAACTGGCTACTTGGTCTTTTCATCGGTTTTCCAGAATGAACATTATTCTACATAGGATATTTATGGCAAAAtgctattttattttacatttaatagGTCATTACAGGAAAGACAGCATCTCTGCATTTTTCTACACATTGATTGTCATCTCTTTCTGTCCAAATAAACTGTTTTTGTTGCGTTTAATTTTGCCCTACTGATTCTACTTTTATTCTCCAAGTGTGCAAATATACTCTCTTATTCAAATGAAAGAGCaagacaccaaggccctgatttatactttttttgcgccacattagcgtcatttattgacataaaagcagcacaaacgtacaaaattcaattgtattttgtaagtttgcaccgcttttgcgtccgaaaatgatgctaatgcagcaccaaaaaagtataaatcatggcccaaGAATTTAAGCAGCttgtgtgaagggctatggtgtTACCTTATATTATATGAAATGAAATACTCTCTGCCGTAGtataaaaggatattgcaagtcacttcagAGTTCTGCAACTTTATAGAGGAGCACAGCTTTCTGCCTTGCTCCCCTGTACGATAACAGAATTCCTCAGTGTCTTGCAATATACTTATAATTTAAGGATGGGGTACCTTATTGAAAGTATTTCTTATCAAGTAGTCTTACATCAATTGTTTCACACTACTTTAATTTTAAATGTACATAGAACCAATATAAGTTGTTTAGAAACATATCAATACAGTTCATTTAACAAACAGTGATACAAACACTATTTGTATGTAGATATGGCACTTCTTTTTTAGCCAGTGAACAGTGTACAGTAAAATATGGACAATACTTATCAAACGTCAAAAACTATGAGCTATAAGCCAGTGTATCTAAGTGTTTCTCAGTAGGAATGGTTTATGCTCATACAAACTTAAGGCAGGTGTACTCAGAAGACGGCAATCTAAACACTTGAGACACCCAGAGCACCTACTATGTCCAGTGTGCCACTACTGCTACCTGGAAGGGATATCGGAGGCCTGTAAAATTCATCTTTTCAATGATTCTACAGTCTCAGGCCACAGAAGAAAGACTTGAAGGAACCCTTTCCAGCTGATCATCTAAAAGGAAATGACAACATTTATGCTAAAGAGTCTCCGAATGATGACTAAgaccagcagttcccaacctgtggtctgcagaCCCCCAAGGGTCCATGACACATTCGCAGGGGGcctgcaggaaggcacttctccatctggggcctcttgactgaaacacatgcatgtttttatatttatttctcaatttgtgcagcagtttgaaaagcactgcaaagttccttgtacatccagcagcattGGGCAAaagtaaaagcatcaagataactcaggtgattaatgtatctgctggagagagatgggagttttgtatgGTGGGGGTTTTGACTCATCTAGGGTAGCGCAGAttcgttaatatgcctgctgcaaagaatctaTATTATGTGCATAGAACAGTggtttactgtttttgtcacaaagattcttttgttactgtgcagttcataagttacaattgtaatgtagcacagtgagctatgaactgccatcacaaagctgcatgtaaactgcatggcacaaattaaaaagctatgttttttccccagctttttattatccttatgctgctaaaaaaggtgtgctagagtagaaatacattcttgtttgtaaagtcaactctaaccactgttatgttctgaatcctgagtttgtgcttcttagaaaatgcctaccactgtggatgacatgtgaatcctacaccttgtagcccccTATAAAGTGCTTAGACACACTACACTGGTGTGAGTGGTgttattaaatacatgtgagagaggctacggagagatgaggcactaatggttttatttcctttccccaccacatcttaatgtgaaaaagctttcccagatcttatgtacctaagaaataaaaacacaaatagtttggtaaatgtagaatct encodes:
- the ASCL5 gene encoding achaete-scute homolog 5 — translated: MSSNYCRQLVDRGTIAPPSCMQFAIPPPQGYPHHTSPEALANIPFLFYPSNFDPAYYDAYGGMFPYSPFHGHFGLYDSPFEPAFIQKRNERERQRVKCVNEGYARLRGHLPGAMSEKRLSKVETLRAAIKYIQYLQDLLSSSPEGEEHCSLKVATMPKFAAEMTRDCKNKDESNLSGSSSISSPSSYCESEESSHLSSL